The proteins below are encoded in one region of Nitrospirota bacterium:
- a CDS encoding lmo0937 family membrane protein — protein MLWTIAVILIILWLLGLVSSYTMGGFIHILLVIAIIMVLVNIIQGRTPLG, from the coding sequence ATGCTGTGGACGATCGCTGTGATACTGATAATTCTGTGGCTGCTGGGACTGGTGAGCAGTTACACGATGGGAGGGTTTATTCACATCCTTCTGGTAATTGCCATAATCATGGTGCTCGTAAACATCATTCAGGGGCGAACACCTTTGGGATAA
- a CDS encoding PAS domain S-box protein, producing MYEDIVETVREPLIVLDADLRVLSANRSFYKFFRVTPEETIGNLIYDLGNRQWDIPGLRKLLEEILPENNKFDDYEVEHIFSGVGHKIMLLNARRVIHLEKGPQMILLAIEDITERRRMENELKDYEERFRRMFETAKDGLLLIDKQNGKIVNANPAIVAMLDYFREEFIGKQLKDVGLLKDTENFRETIRELIEDGFINYEDVFAETKQGQLINVDIHLVDRARFIQCNVRDITERKKLSAQLLQSQKMEAIGHLVGGIAHDFNNILTAIIGYGSLLNNKIAADDPLREYVKQILASSDRAANLTHSLLAYSRKQVVEMKPADINKIVYNIQKILDRLIGEDIEFKIHMAAEELIANVDIGQIEQVLLNLATNARDAMPHGGMLTISTEQVQIDSSFIRANGYGEAGNYAVLSVADNGVGIDEKTAEHIFEPFFTTKEVGKGTGLGLAMVYGIIKQHKGFINVYSRPGEGAVFKIYLPLMPTKEEIPEKAELVPVPSGNETILLAEDDLSLGEISKIYLENYGYKVLDVINGEDALRVFSKNSDDIMLIVTDMIMPKMHGNEVCEKARLIKPDIKCLFMSGYSDDILIMRGVLKEGVDFIPKPFIPYDLIIKVREVLDS from the coding sequence ATGTATGAAGATATTGTAGAGACAGTTCGCGAACCTCTTATTGTTCTGGATGCAGACCTGAGGGTACTTTCAGCAAACCGCAGTTTCTATAAATTTTTCAGGGTAACACCTGAGGAAACTATAGGTAATCTGATCTATGACCTCGGGAACCGGCAGTGGGACATTCCCGGCCTTCGGAAGTTGCTTGAGGAGATCCTTCCCGAAAACAACAAGTTCGATGACTATGAAGTTGAACATATTTTTTCAGGCGTCGGGCACAAAATAATGCTTCTCAATGCCCGCCGTGTCATTCACCTTGAAAAAGGCCCCCAGATGATCCTCCTCGCTATTGAAGACATTACTGAACGCAGGCGGATGGAAAATGAATTGAAGGATTATGAGGAACGCTTCAGGCGGATGTTCGAGACCGCAAAGGACGGCCTGTTGCTGATCGATAAACAAAACGGGAAGATAGTTAACGCTAACCCCGCCATCGTGGCGATGCTGGATTATTTTCGCGAGGAGTTTATTGGAAAACAGCTTAAAGATGTCGGCCTGCTGAAAGACACGGAAAATTTCAGGGAGACTATCCGGGAATTGATTGAGGACGGATTTATCAATTACGAGGATGTGTTTGCGGAAACCAAACAGGGACAGCTTATTAATGTTGATATACATCTGGTCGACAGGGCGAGGTTCATTCAATGTAACGTGCGTGACATTACTGAACGCAAGAAACTGTCAGCGCAACTGCTCCAGTCCCAGAAGATGGAGGCCATAGGCCATCTTGTCGGAGGAATTGCACACGATTTCAACAATATCCTGACCGCAATAATCGGCTATGGGAGCCTTCTGAATAACAAGATCGCAGCGGATGACCCATTGCGTGAATATGTTAAACAGATACTCGCCTCATCCGATAGAGCGGCCAATCTGACACACAGTCTTCTTGCCTACAGCAGAAAGCAGGTGGTTGAGATGAAGCCGGCAGATATTAACAAGATCGTTTATAACATACAGAAGATATTGGACAGGCTCATCGGCGAGGATATTGAATTCAAGATACATATGGCTGCTGAGGAACTGATCGCGAATGTTGACATAGGCCAGATAGAACAGGTTTTGCTGAATCTTGCAACGAACGCACGGGATGCAATGCCGCATGGAGGAATGTTGACCATAAGTACGGAGCAGGTGCAAATAGACAGCAGCTTTATACGGGCTAATGGTTACGGAGAAGCAGGCAATTATGCCGTCCTTTCAGTTGCCGACAACGGGGTCGGAATAGATGAAAAGACAGCAGAGCATATCTTTGAGCCGTTCTTTACCACAAAAGAGGTCGGCAAAGGAACAGGGCTTGGCCTCGCAATGGTCTACGGCATCATCAAGCAGCACAAGGGTTTCATCAATGTTTACAGCAGGCCCGGAGAGGGTGCGGTCTTTAAAATATATTTGCCCCTAATGCCGACAAAAGAGGAAATTCCAGAAAAGGCGGAATTGGTCCCTGTCCCCTCCGGGAATGAGACAATTCTTTTAGCAGAAGATGATCTGTCTCTCGGTGAAATCTCAAAAATATATCTTGAGAACTATGGTTACAAGGTACTGGATGTGATCAATGGCGAAGACGCCTTAAGAGTCTTCTCGAAGAACAGTGACGACATAATGCTTATTGTCACTGATATGATCATGCCGAAGATGCATGGCAATGAAGTATGCGAAAAGGCAAGGCTGATAAAGCCGGACATAAAATGCCTTTTTATGAGCGGGTACAGCGACGACATTTTAATAATGCGGGGTGTTCTCAAAGAGGGCGTTGATTTTATTCCCAAGCCATTCAT
- a CDS encoding BON domain-containing protein gives MKKLILLTVLMGFGLALFSGCAYMTGKTAGENIDDATITTQVNGAIVNEPDAHYWKIDVTTTNGDVMLTGFVNSKAAEDRIVAKIRQIKGVKSVQSNLKVEEKK, from the coding sequence ATGAAAAAATTAATTCTGTTAACAGTTTTAATGGGTTTTGGATTGGCCCTGTTTTCGGGCTGCGCCTATATGACGGGTAAAACAGCAGGCGAAAACATCGATGATGCGACGATTACTACGCAAGTTAATGGGGCAATAGTCAATGAACCGGACGCTCATTATTGGAAGATCGATGTGACAACTACAAATGGCGATGTTATGCTTACAGGTTTTGTGAACAGCAAAGCGGCCGAGGATAGGATCGTAGCAAAGATCAGGCAAATCAAGGGCGTGAAATCCGTTCAGAGCAACTTGAAAGTGGAAGAGAAAAAGTAG
- a CDS encoding FecR domain-containing protein, whose amino-acid sequence MKKEDMKILKTVMLSVVLLLVPAYAFSSHYGYMRASFIEGDVQIKTPEAGDWGYASINTPLAEGDQVWVPQGGRAELQLNSGTYIRLDENTALQILAIDKHSSQFYLSQGYAYIFYDAPRGSVIQVDTPDASTRAFNRATFRIDMSDRYTDVSVYKGYVETENQVGTTRINAGSMVSLGQNTNGEVAPLGQPDEWERWNETRDDRIYAGGGVSSRYLPAELRPYSYDFDNSGRWVQVPEYGYVWTPTIVIGVSWSPYRNGRWIWRGDDYVWVGYEPWGWAPYHYGRWSFVVNIGWFWVPPVAREVYWSPGYVGWVRTNDYVAWVPLAPGEIYYGRGYYGRHSVNITNVNINQVNITNVYKNVYINNGATIVDRKTFATGSPKIVNVHETEVRKDIFTKKNFRAGAHDIKPTRASYFTSDKSIPQVKLPPQRVRNVHVRELKQSRRLIKEPEKSVLNPGGKPETLPLTKVTTPRTRGKGKPSIQQIQPEEKRKPVVPEGAPAPRGERQIKPSDNRPAVTESGTAPRGERKQVKPDKKGKSGAPEKKQEPEEPEQ is encoded by the coding sequence ATGAAAAAGGAAGATATGAAGATATTAAAGACAGTGATGCTTTCGGTTGTGCTGCTATTAGTGCCGGCGTATGCCTTTTCTTCCCATTATGGTTATATGCGCGCAAGTTTCATTGAAGGTGATGTACAGATAAAAACGCCCGAAGCAGGAGACTGGGGTTACGCTTCTATAAACACGCCTCTTGCAGAGGGTGATCAGGTTTGGGTCCCCCAGGGCGGGCGGGCTGAACTCCAGCTAAACAGCGGTACATATATAAGACTCGACGAGAATACGGCACTCCAGATACTTGCAATTGATAAGCACTCCTCCCAGTTTTATCTTTCGCAGGGATATGCGTACATTTTTTATGATGCGCCGAGGGGGAGTGTCATACAAGTTGATACCCCCGATGCGTCGACACGCGCTTTCAACAGGGCGACTTTCAGAATTGACATGTCGGACCGGTACACGGATGTGTCGGTCTACAAGGGATACGTTGAAACAGAGAACCAGGTCGGAACAACACGGATAAATGCGGGCAGTATGGTGTCTCTCGGACAGAACACAAACGGAGAGGTTGCGCCGTTAGGCCAGCCTGATGAGTGGGAAAGATGGAACGAGACGAGGGACGACAGAATTTATGCGGGAGGAGGCGTGAGTTCGCGTTATCTTCCGGCCGAACTCAGGCCGTATTCTTATGATTTTGACAATAGCGGCAGATGGGTGCAAGTCCCTGAGTACGGTTATGTCTGGACGCCGACGATTGTTATCGGGGTGAGCTGGTCACCTTACAGAAACGGCAGATGGATATGGAGAGGCGATGATTACGTCTGGGTGGGTTACGAGCCCTGGGGATGGGCGCCCTACCATTACGGCAGATGGAGCTTTGTAGTAAACATAGGCTGGTTCTGGGTGCCTCCTGTTGCGAGGGAGGTTTACTGGAGCCCGGGATATGTCGGCTGGGTCAGGACTAATGATTATGTGGCATGGGTCCCGCTTGCTCCGGGAGAAATCTATTACGGCCGCGGCTACTATGGCCGGCACAGCGTTAACATTACCAATGTAAATATCAACCAGGTCAACATCACGAATGTATATAAGAATGTGTACATCAATAACGGGGCGACAATAGTGGACCGCAAGACCTTTGCTACGGGCTCGCCGAAAATTGTCAATGTCCATGAGACAGAGGTCCGGAAAGATATCTTTACAAAAAAGAATTTCAGGGCGGGCGCGCATGATATCAAACCCACGAGGGCGAGTTATTTTACATCGGACAAGTCGATTCCGCAGGTAAAACTTCCGCCGCAGCGTGTCCGGAACGTTCATGTAAGAGAATTAAAACAGTCACGCAGGCTTATTAAAGAACCGGAAAAATCTGTCCTGAACCCCGGGGGCAAGCCAGAGACACTGCCGTTGACTAAGGTCACCACACCGAGAACTCGGGGCAAGGGGAAACCCTCGATACAGCAGATTCAGCCCGAAGAGAAGAGGAAACCCGTAGTGCCTGAAGGCGCTCCCGCACCGAGAGGCGAAAGACAGATCAAACCATCTGATAATAGACCTGCAGTAACTGAAAGCGGTACTGCGCCACGAGGCGAAAGGAAGCAGGTCAAGCCGGATAAGAAAGGGAAATCTGGAGCGCCTGAAAAAAAACAGGAGCCCGAAGAACCTGAGCAATAA
- a CDS encoding DUF1207 domain-containing protein — protein MLMRSTIYFNVTGFLCAAFLLLMLIFPAPPAIGADRAGDEFLTGYITSILERDLQWERDSYRLKVVRGAATITLFKDDPVRREEADTHLRTIDGLHSMKIIVKPSDPGKPGVVSRLLGITGEGEAFPIGNLFQPLLADPKQLQFFVSVNSFKSPGVRYTMASVGFGEAFGVYRFFGSREGDGLQLNIEGGLFAQFNLDAPSYDLINADYIIGIPATYRRGDNSLRLRIYHQSSHLGDEFLQGVNPPERVNLSYEAIDLIYSREWRGWRVYGGGEYLLQKEPADLKPISAHWGIEYYGSRPLVWNGRPVGGVDMKSFDEHKWAIDTSVKAGLEFGQPNPWRRRLRLMAQWYKGYDPRGQFYINKVESYGLGVSLGF, from the coding sequence ATGCTGATGCGCAGCACTATTTACTTTAATGTTACCGGCTTCCTCTGCGCCGCCTTTCTCTTGCTCATGCTCATTTTCCCGGCCCCCCCGGCGATAGGCGCGGACAGGGCCGGTGATGAATTTCTGACCGGTTATATTACCTCCATACTTGAGCGGGACCTGCAATGGGAGAGAGACAGCTATCGTCTGAAGGTTGTCCGGGGGGCTGCTACGATCACCCTGTTTAAAGATGACCCGGTGCGACGGGAGGAGGCTGACACGCATCTGCGCACTATTGACGGGCTGCATTCGATGAAGATTATAGTGAAGCCTTCAGACCCCGGCAAGCCTGGAGTGGTAAGCAGGCTTCTGGGGATAACCGGCGAAGGGGAAGCTTTTCCAATAGGCAACCTGTTCCAGCCGCTCCTTGCAGACCCGAAGCAACTGCAGTTCTTTGTCAGCGTCAACAGCTTCAAATCACCGGGTGTGCGATATACCATGGCATCAGTCGGCTTCGGAGAAGCGTTCGGCGTGTACAGGTTCTTCGGCAGCCGCGAGGGGGACGGCCTGCAGCTCAACATAGAAGGCGGTCTGTTCGCCCAGTTCAACCTGGACGCTCCTTCCTACGACCTCATCAACGCAGATTACATCATCGGCATTCCCGCCACCTACCGGCGCGGGGACAATTCACTCCGCTTGCGCATTTACCACCAAAGCTCACACCTGGGCGATGAGTTCCTCCAGGGTGTTAATCCGCCGGAACGGGTCAACCTCAGCTATGAAGCCATTGATCTCATCTATTCACGCGAATGGCGCGGATGGCGAGTGTACGGCGGCGGTGAGTATCTGCTGCAAAAAGAACCGGCTGATCTAAAGCCGATAAGCGCCCACTGGGGGATCGAGTATTACGGCAGCAGGCCGCTTGTATGGAACGGCAGGCCGGTTGGCGGGGTAGACATGAAGAGCTTCGATGAGCATAAGTGGGCCATAGATACCAGCGTCAAGGCCGGCCTTGAGTTCGGTCAGCCTAACCCATGGCGCCGTCGTCTGCGTCTCATGGCACAGTGGTACAAGGGGTATGATCCGCGCGGCCAGTTTTACATTAACAAGGTTGAGTCCTATGGCCTGGGAGTGTCCCTGGGATTCTGA
- a CDS encoding antibiotic biosynthesis monooxygenase, whose protein sequence is MMILATLRMNVRPERRSDLLETMRGMLEPARVERGCLSYRLYEDVEDRNTFVLMEEWKTQNDLERHIRTDNHRRLMALMDLLSRQPELRFNTVSHTSGMDVIENVLNTYGQR, encoded by the coding sequence ATGATGATACTTGCGACATTAAGAATGAATGTCCGGCCTGAAAGGCGGAGCGATCTTTTGGAAACAATGCGGGGCATGCTCGAACCCGCGCGGGTCGAAAGAGGCTGCCTGAGTTATCGCCTCTATGAAGATGTAGAAGACAGAAATACCTTTGTCCTGATGGAGGAATGGAAGACACAGAATGATCTTGAGAGACACATCCGTACGGACAATCATCGCCGGCTGATGGCGCTCATGGATCTATTGAGCAGGCAGCCTGAATTGCGGTTTAACACTGTTTCACACACGTCGGGAATGGATGTCATAGAAAACGTACTCAATACATACGGACAGAGATGA
- a CDS encoding lmo0937 family membrane protein has protein sequence MLWTIAVILIILWLLGLVSSYTMGGFIHILLVIAIIVVLFNIIQGRKPLG, from the coding sequence ATGTTGTGGACGATTGCAGTGATACTGATAATTCTGTGGCTGCTGGGGCTGGTAAGCAGTTACACGATGGGAGGGTTCATTCACATACTGCTGGTAATTGCCATTATCGTGGTACTGTTCAACATCATTCAGGGGCGAAAACCATTGGGATAA
- a CDS encoding coiled coil domain-containing protein, translating into MEKRKAYEEKFDAQLKQWSAQIALLKARADKGKAEVKIEYYKTIEALQRKQDEASTKLHELKTAGDEAWEDLKTGAENAWAEVKAAFHGAASKFK; encoded by the coding sequence ATGGAAAAACGAAAAGCATACGAAGAAAAGTTCGATGCGCAGTTGAAGCAATGGAGCGCGCAGATCGCCCTGCTCAAGGCCAGAGCGGACAAGGGCAAGGCCGAGGTCAAGATTGAATACTACAAAACCATCGAAGCCTTGCAGCGCAAGCAAGATGAGGCCAGTACAAAACTGCACGAATTGAAGACCGCCGGCGATGAAGCATGGGAAGACCTCAAGACAGGCGCGGAAAATGCCTGGGCTGAAGTCAAGGCCGCCTTCCATGGCGCGGCCTCGAAGTTCAAATGA
- a CDS encoding sigma 54-interacting transcriptional regulator gives MEYKERTKEKFTNELEGLPMRVEDMGPRGTGRRKADEALRVSETRYRRLFESAQDGILLLDAGTGQILDVNPFLLYMLGYSYNDFMGKKLWEIGLFSDIAASRLRFSELQAKGYVRYEHLPLQTKDSRLIDVEFVSNVYLVDNNKIIQCNIRDITLRKRAEEGLQKAHAELEYRVKERTEELTGVNEQLLQQIEEHRQAEESLRDAFMEIRRLKEELQEENLYLQEEIGLIHTHKDIVGNSEAIRAALHQIEQVAGTNSTVLVYGETGTGKELIAHSIHNLSSRKGRLMVKVNCAALPPTLIESELFGREKGAFTGALSKQAGRFELADRSTIFLDEIDSLPLEVQAKLLRVLESGEFERLGSPQTVKVDARIISATNRDLGRAVSEGWFREDLFYRLNVFQIFVPPLRERKEDILPLVWSFVQDFSKRMGKRIESIPQKSVEALQDYPWPGNVRELRNVVERAMIITTGTTLHVDVPKIAESKTVRAMTLEEVEKRHIIEALNTTGWRVSGKNGAAEVLGLNPKTLESRMQRLGIKRSKKIS, from the coding sequence ATGGAATATAAAGAAAGAACAAAAGAGAAATTCACGAATGAATTGGAAGGACTGCCCATGCGTGTTGAGGACATGGGACCAAGAGGGACCGGACGCAGGAAGGCAGATGAGGCGCTGAGGGTATCAGAAACCCGTTACCGGAGGCTTTTTGAATCTGCCCAGGATGGTATATTGCTTCTTGATGCAGGTACGGGACAGATACTCGACGTTAATCCGTTCTTACTTTATATGCTTGGGTACTCGTATAATGATTTTATGGGAAAGAAACTCTGGGAAATCGGTCTGTTCAGCGACATTGCGGCATCCAGACTTCGCTTTTCAGAATTGCAGGCGAAGGGTTATGTGCGGTACGAACATCTGCCGCTTCAAACAAAAGACAGCCGTCTCATTGACGTTGAATTTGTAAGCAATGTCTATCTGGTTGACAACAATAAGATTATCCAGTGCAACATCCGGGACATCACATTGCGTAAACGGGCAGAGGAAGGGCTGCAAAAGGCGCATGCCGAACTGGAATATCGAGTGAAAGAGCGGACTGAAGAGTTGACCGGGGTAAACGAGCAGCTCCTGCAGCAAATAGAGGAGCACAGGCAGGCAGAGGAGTCGCTCCGTGATGCGTTTATGGAAATCAGGCGCTTAAAAGAGGAATTACAGGAGGAGAACCTCTACCTTCAGGAAGAAATCGGTCTGATACACACACACAAGGACATAGTAGGCAACAGTGAAGCGATCAGGGCCGCTTTGCACCAGATAGAACAGGTTGCTGGGACAAACTCAACGGTTTTAGTCTATGGGGAGACGGGCACCGGGAAGGAATTGATCGCTCATTCGATCCATAACCTGAGTTCCCGCAAGGGACGGCTCATGGTCAAAGTCAACTGTGCCGCCCTGCCCCCTACACTCATCGAAAGTGAACTGTTCGGCCGCGAAAAGGGCGCCTTTACCGGCGCGCTGTCCAAGCAGGCCGGCCGTTTTGAGCTTGCGGACAGATCGACTATTTTTCTGGATGAGATCGACTCTCTGCCGCTGGAAGTCCAGGCCAAGCTGCTTCGGGTCCTGGAGAGCGGAGAGTTTGAGCGTCTCGGCAGCCCCCAGACAGTTAAGGTCGATGCCAGAATTATTTCTGCGACGAACCGCGATCTTGGCAGGGCTGTCTCTGAGGGCTGGTTCCGGGAAGACCTTTTCTACCGCCTGAACGTTTTTCAGATTTTCGTGCCGCCTCTTCGCGAGCGCAAGGAGGACATACTGCCGCTCGTATGGTCTTTTGTGCAGGACTTCAGCAAGAGGATGGGCAAACGGATCGAATCAATACCACAGAAGAGCGTTGAGGCCCTGCAAGACTATCCCTGGCCGGGCAATGTTAGGGAACTGAGAAACGTTGTTGAGCGTGCCATGATCATAACCACCGGAACTACGCTGCATGTGGATGTGCCGAAGATCGCGGAGTCAAAGACAGTCCGGGCCATGACCCTCGAAGAGGTAGAGAAACGGCATATTATCGAGGCCCTGAACACGACAGGCTGGCGGGTAAGCGGCAAGAACGGCGCAGCAGAGGTTTTAGGCCTCAATCCAAAGACACTCGAATCAAGGATGCAAAGACTGGGCATCAAAAGAAGCAAGAAAATTTCCTGA
- a CDS encoding DUF3185 domain-containing protein, producing the protein MKTNTLIGIILIVVGIVAFAYQGINYTTREKVVDLGPLQVTAEKTKTLPLPPIVGGIALVGGIVLLVMGSKKG; encoded by the coding sequence ATGAAAACAAATACACTGATAGGCATCATACTCATTGTTGTAGGGATCGTGGCCTTTGCGTATCAAGGCATCAACTACACGACCAGAGAGAAAGTCGTTGATCTCGGTCCTCTCCAGGTGACTGCTGAGAAGACAAAAACGCTCCCTCTGCCGCCGATCGTGGGTGGTATTGCGCTCGTGGGCGGCATAGTGCTGCTGGTCATGGGGAGCAAGAAGGGCTGA